The following DNA comes from Bacillota bacterium.
GTTCGAACAATTCCTTGCAGAGCGCGGAATGTACTTGTCGCCGCAAACCCGAAAGGCAGTTCAGGATTTTCAGCAGCTGATCCGCCGTCTCCTAGAACTGATCACGAACCCCGACGCCGTGACCAGTGCCGCGGATGGGACCAGCAGGGCTATGAAGCGGGATACGTATTGGAACCTGTTTCGTGGATTCGTGTGGGAGGCGAAGGTAGCCGTCATTTTCCTGTGGATGACGGGAGCCATCTTTGGAGCCGCAGGATTGGCTTCCGGGCTCGGTAGGACGCTGTACGGAATCACGCCAGCCATCGGAGCAATCGGAGCAGTTTCGTTTTTCGCCTTCGCCCATTTCCAGTATTTCAGCAAGCCTCACATCTGGACTCCGAGCTACTGGAACGAGCCTATCCATGACCATCGAACAACTTCTGGCCGTGCTTAGGAACGAGCCATTTCTCACGGCTTGGCTCGCCGTCACCTTTGTGGCCATACGGGCCTATACCGCGCTAGCGCAAACTGGCCACCCTGCGGCAACAGGATTAGGCTACTTGATCGCAGCCGCAATCATCGCCCCCTTTGTCTACATCCTTGGACGCATGTCCGTCGCTCGGCGCAGGGCGAAGGCGATTCAGCCTGCGCATAATACGGGCGAGCCTACAGGGGGAGCCGCCTCGGAGACAGAGGCACTCGCTCGGGCGGAGGGCAAGCGGGGAGAGATCTAAACCACGCTCGAGCTCATCCGGGTGGTCGACCTCCCGGGGCGGGCAGGCGGCCTAGACCCGGGATGTACGTGCGCTCTATACGTGCGGCTCGCAGACCTATGTGCGCCGCACGTACTTACGCGCATGGCGGGGGCATCGAGCGCCCGCAAAGCCCGTCGTGGCTCGGTTCGGCGAAATATGACGCGTCATATCCTGCATTCTGGCCGACCCATCACGCGGCCAGGGCCGCAGTCGCGCCGCGTAGCTCATCTCAGGCCTTCGCACGCCAGACCATCTCCTGCCGGTCGGGCCAGTTCATGCCGTTCCCCTTCCAGGGCTTGCACATCAAGCAGCCAGCCCTAGCCTTTTTCGACCGGCCCCGCTTCCACTTACGCGGCTTGGGCATGCACCTCATCCCCCAGGAGCTCGAGTTCCCCCGGCCCCACTCGTACACGGGTATCCCCCGTCGCCGCGCCTCTTCCACCTCCGCTCGGGCGCCGGCGGACTCCCGCCAGCCCGGGACGAGGACGACGAGGTCGCAGCGGCGCAGGATCTCTAGGTCACCCGCGAGCCAGTCGGCGTCCTCTCTGATG
Coding sequences within:
- a CDS encoding DUF1937 family protein, with product MQPEHLPPLRREVAYVSGPYRAATPPGIWANIMRARDVAMDLWRMGYIAICPHLNTMLFDGIREDADWLAGDLEILRRCDLVVLVPGWRESAGARAEVEEARRRGIPVYEWGRGNSSSWGMRCMPKPRKWKRGRSKKARAGCLMCKPWKGNGMNWPDRQEMVWRAKA